In the genome of Ananas comosus cultivar F153 linkage group 11, ASM154086v1, whole genome shotgun sequence, one region contains:
- the LOC109717658 gene encoding 30S ribosomal protein S20, chloroplastic, with protein sequence MASFALPSCSCSSSSYRRAKPFSSLSATNTISRFVPVRGPYFASLAFSSNLSLIAFPNGGFGSPPRAVEKPKSSPPRRSVVCEAAPKKADSAAKRARQAEKRRIYNKARKSEIKTRMRKVLEALEVLKKKADAQAEEILPIEKLIAEAYSVIDKAVKVGTLHRNTGAHRKSRLARRKKAVEIHHGWYTPAATV encoded by the exons ATGGCCTCCTTCGCTCTCCCTTCGTgctcctgctcctcctcctcataTCGCCGAGCAaaacccttctcctctctctccgcCACCAACACCATCTCCCGCTTTGTCCCTGTTCGCGGTCCCTACTTCGCTTCCCTCGCCTTCTCCTCCAATCTCTCCCTAATCGCCTTCCCCAAcg GTGGTTTCGGCTCTCCTCCGAGGGCGGTAGAGAAGCCCAAGTCGTCGCCGCCGCGCAGGTCGGTGGTGTGCGAGGCGGCGCCGAAGAAGGCGGACTCGGCCGCGAAGAGAGCTCGGCAGGCGGAGAAACGGCGGATTTACAACAAGGCGCGCAAGTCCGAGATCAAGACCAGGATGAGGAAG GTCCTTGAAGCTCTAGAAGTGCTTAAGAAGAAGGCCGATGCTCAGGCTGAAGAGATTCTTCCGATAGAGAAGCTTATAGCGGAAGCATATTCAGTGATCGACAAGGCTGTGAAGGTCGGCACACTACATAGGAACACAGGGGCTCATCGCAAGTCGAGACTCGCAAGGAGGAAGAAAGCTGTGGAGATCCACCATGGCTGGTACACTCCTGCAGCTACTGTTTAA
- the LOC109716952 gene encoding transcription elongation factor SPT4 homolog 2-like: protein MGSGKRGDYMGDDDRMAQFAQIPTSFGHELRACLRCRLVKTYDQFRESGCENCPFLEMDKEHDNVVNCTTPNFTGIISVMDPSRSWAARWLRIGRFIPGCYTLAVSEELPEEYQTVCADNNVQYVPPKRS from the exons ATGGGAAGTGGGAAGAGGGGCGACTACATGGGCGACGATGACAGGATGGCGCAGTTCGCGCAGATCCCCACCAGCTTCGGCCACGAGCTACGTGCTTGCCTCCGCTGCCGTCTCGTCAAGACCTACGATCAG TTTAGGGAATCGGGTTGCGAGAACTGCCCCTTCTTAGAGATGGATAAAGAGCACGACAATGTCGTGAATTGCACCACTCCAAATTTTACCGG GATAATTTCAGTAATGGATCCGAGCAGGAGTTGGGCTGCTCGGTGGTTGAGAATTG GGAGGTTTATTCCTGGGTGCTACACTCTTGCAGTTTCTGAGGAACTTCCTGAAGAATATCAG ACTGTTTGCGCTGACAACAATGTGCAATATGTTCCTCCCAAGCGCTCCTAA